One part of the Pirellulales bacterium genome encodes these proteins:
- the ileS gene encoding isoleucine--tRNA ligase, translating into MFRPAPNPDFPALELKILDFWRDRAIYAKSLKRREGSPKFVFYEGPPTANGMPHPGHCLTRSIKDVFPRYRTMRGYYCERKAGWDTHGLPVEVEVCKELGIHAKEEIEAYGIEPFIHRCQQSVWRYMQEWERLTERIGFWIRLDEAYVTYHQSYVESVWWSLSDLFRRGLLYQGHKIVWWWAQGGTALSAGEVGQGYREVADPSVYVRFPLLDEAGKPTDTSLLVWTTTPWTLPSNQFAAVHPELEYSVVVDEHDGKTERLIVASALVATLAEKVKRDLHVVDKLLGEKLIGRRYVPPFDYYHGRLGAQIATLVGGGMQHPAWRVVAADFVTTDSGTGVVHQAPAFGEVDFEVLRTEQARFKPGEGPELICAVAPDGKFTAEAPDYQGRWVKECDRDISRELRHRGLLWHQEQYLHDYPFCWRADEDPLIQYPRRSWFIRTSQFKEQMLANNDGINWLPEHIKDGRFGNFLATNVDWALSRERYWGTPLPIWVCDAEGCNHSVAIENYTALLARRGIDGTEVWLEAKRKNPELAEDLKIHKPYIDAITFDCESCGKGRMRRVTEVIDCWYDSGAMPFAQWGYPQKNADLYNDNFPADFISEAIDQTRGWFYSQLAISTLLRGPRPKTMPVGVERGDAGTEGPYAGRDPRASEFPFPHPFKNCIVLGLMLGEDGQKMSKSKRNYREPGEIFDRYGADALRWYFFANQPPWTSIRYNEQSIKDSIPEFLLRLWHVYSFFVIYANIDTFDPATALAGDVGQLSAADLATAKGYRPVSERSELDRWIMSELARTSAAVVERMDAYDNFNACARITAFVDALSNWYVRRSRARFWSGETLAESADKHDAYWTLYECLLTTSKLVAPFVPFLAETLWQGLVAEPFGSRAAESVHLCDYPEGLIAEIDESLSSRMDLVREIVSLGRSARMGAQLKVRQPLSKVEVILADQTHRAWLKEHDGLIKDELNVKEVEYTQKADQYISYTVLPDLKRLGPRLGKQLPALKKALAEADAAQLLAAMERDGSVQIPLVDGPVTLDAQDLQVRLQAKPGWAAAQGPAAVVVLSTELTDALVAEGYVRDLVHAIQNLRRESGCEYTDRIELGIVSGSAELRQAINDFAEYIKTETLCTRLLETPLSGVEALQVKVAGHEVSIYLRRIMS; encoded by the coding sequence ATGTTTCGCCCTGCACCGAATCCCGATTTTCCCGCACTCGAGTTGAAGATTCTCGACTTTTGGCGAGATCGCGCGATCTATGCCAAATCGCTCAAGCGCCGCGAAGGATCGCCTAAATTCGTCTTCTACGAAGGCCCCCCCACGGCCAATGGCATGCCGCATCCGGGCCACTGCTTGACCCGCTCTATCAAGGATGTCTTTCCGCGCTACCGCACCATGCGCGGTTATTACTGCGAGCGCAAGGCGGGCTGGGATACCCACGGGCTGCCGGTCGAGGTCGAAGTCTGCAAAGAGTTGGGCATCCACGCCAAGGAAGAGATCGAAGCCTACGGCATCGAGCCCTTCATCCACCGCTGCCAGCAGAGCGTGTGGCGTTACATGCAAGAATGGGAGCGGCTGACCGAACGGATCGGCTTCTGGATTCGTCTGGACGAGGCCTACGTCACGTACCACCAGAGCTACGTCGAAAGCGTTTGGTGGTCGCTCTCGGATCTGTTCCGCCGTGGGCTGTTGTACCAGGGACACAAGATCGTTTGGTGGTGGGCCCAAGGGGGGACCGCGCTGAGCGCAGGCGAAGTCGGCCAGGGCTATCGCGAGGTGGCCGATCCCAGCGTGTATGTGCGATTTCCCTTGCTCGATGAAGCAGGCAAGCCAACCGATACCAGCCTGCTCGTGTGGACCACGACCCCCTGGACATTACCGAGCAACCAGTTCGCCGCGGTTCATCCCGAGCTGGAATACTCGGTTGTCGTTGACGAGCACGACGGCAAGACCGAGCGGCTGATCGTTGCCTCGGCGCTCGTCGCCACGCTGGCCGAAAAAGTGAAGCGCGACTTGCACGTGGTCGACAAGTTGCTGGGCGAGAAGCTGATCGGACGACGGTACGTCCCACCGTTTGACTACTACCACGGCCGGCTCGGCGCACAGATCGCTACGCTGGTTGGCGGGGGAATGCAACATCCTGCCTGGCGCGTCGTAGCCGCGGATTTTGTCACCACCGACAGCGGAACCGGCGTCGTGCATCAGGCGCCGGCCTTTGGCGAAGTCGACTTTGAAGTACTTCGCACTGAGCAAGCGCGCTTCAAGCCGGGCGAAGGGCCCGAGTTGATCTGCGCCGTCGCCCCGGACGGCAAGTTCACCGCCGAAGCGCCCGATTACCAGGGGCGCTGGGTCAAGGAGTGCGATCGCGATATTTCTCGCGAGCTGCGGCATCGTGGTCTGCTCTGGCACCAGGAGCAGTATCTGCACGACTATCCCTTTTGCTGGCGGGCCGACGAGGATCCGCTGATTCAGTACCCGCGGCGGAGCTGGTTCATTCGAACTTCGCAGTTCAAAGAACAGATGTTGGCCAACAATGACGGGATCAACTGGCTGCCCGAGCACATCAAGGACGGTCGCTTCGGCAACTTCCTGGCCACGAACGTCGATTGGGCCCTCTCGCGCGAGCGATACTGGGGGACGCCGCTACCGATTTGGGTTTGCGACGCCGAAGGCTGCAACCATTCCGTAGCCATCGAGAATTACACGGCGCTGCTCGCGCGGCGTGGCATCGATGGCACCGAAGTTTGGCTCGAGGCCAAGCGTAAGAATCCCGAGCTGGCAGAAGATCTGAAGATTCACAAGCCGTATATCGACGCCATTACTTTTGATTGCGAGAGCTGCGGAAAAGGTCGAATGCGACGCGTGACCGAAGTGATCGACTGTTGGTACGACTCCGGTGCGATGCCGTTCGCGCAATGGGGGTATCCACAGAAGAATGCGGATCTCTACAACGATAACTTCCCAGCCGACTTCATCAGCGAGGCCATCGACCAAACGCGCGGTTGGTTCTACAGTCAATTGGCGATCAGCACTCTGCTCCGTGGCCCGCGTCCTAAGACAATGCCGGTGGGTGTGGAGCGCGGCGACGCTGGCACGGAAGGTCCGTACGCTGGCCGTGACCCTCGCGCAAGCGAATTTCCATTCCCGCATCCGTTCAAGAACTGCATCGTGCTCGGCCTGATGCTGGGCGAAGACGGGCAGAAGATGTCCAAGAGCAAGCGGAACTACCGCGAGCCGGGCGAGATCTTCGATCGCTACGGTGCCGACGCCCTGCGGTGGTACTTCTTCGCTAACCAGCCCCCTTGGACGTCGATCCGCTACAACGAGCAATCGATCAAGGACAGCATTCCGGAATTTCTGCTGCGGCTGTGGCATGTCTACAGCTTCTTCGTGATCTACGCCAATATCGACACGTTCGATCCGGCCACGGCGCTCGCGGGCGATGTCGGACAGCTCTCGGCCGCGGATCTGGCGACGGCCAAGGGATATCGCCCCGTTTCCGAGCGTAGCGAGCTCGACCGCTGGATCATGAGCGAGCTAGCCCGCACCTCGGCCGCCGTGGTCGAGCGGATGGACGCCTACGACAATTTTAACGCTTGCGCGCGGATCACGGCCTTTGTCGATGCCCTATCGAACTGGTACGTCCGCCGCAGCCGAGCCCGTTTCTGGAGCGGCGAGACCTTGGCCGAGAGTGCCGACAAGCACGACGCTTATTGGACGCTGTACGAATGCCTGCTCACGACCTCGAAGTTGGTAGCGCCCTTCGTGCCGTTTCTCGCCGAGACGCTCTGGCAGGGACTAGTCGCCGAGCCGTTCGGCTCGCGCGCCGCCGAAAGCGTGCATCTGTGCGATTATCCCGAGGGCCTTATCGCAGAGATCGATGAATCGCTTTCATCACGTATGGACCTGGTGCGCGAAATCGTCTCGCTAGGCCGCAGCGCGCGGATGGGGGCCCAGCTGAAGGTGCGGCAGCCCCTCTCGAAGGTCGAAGTGATCCTGGCCGATCAAACGCATCGGGCCTGGCTCAAAGAGCACGACGGCCTGATCAAGGACGAGCTCAACGTCAAAGAGGTCGAGTACACGCAGAAGGCTGATCAGTACATCAGCTACACCGTGCTGCCCGACCTGAAGCGGCTCGGCCCGCGGCTTGGAAAGCAATTGCCGGCCCTGAAGAAGGCACTCGCCGAGGCGGATGCGGCCCAACTGCTGGCTGCGATGGAGCGCGACGGCTCGGTGCAGATTCCACTAGTCGACGGACCGGTGACGCTCGACGCCCAGGACTTGCAAGTCCGTCTGCAGGCTAAGCCCGGCTGGGCCGCCGCGCAAGGTCCCGCGGCCGTGGTCGTACTGTCGACCGAGTTGACCGACGCGCTCGTGGCCGAAGGCTACGTCCGAGACCTGGTACACGCAATTCAGAACCTGCGTCGGGAAAGCGGATGCGAATACACCGACCGTATCGAACTGGGGATCGTCTCCGGTAGCGCCGAATTGCGCCAAGCCATTAATGACTTTGCCGAATACATCAAAACCGAAACATTATGCACGCGATTGCTTGAAACGCCCCTCTCCGGTGTGGAAGCGTTGCAAGTAAAAGTTGCGGGGCACGAGGTTTCGATCTATCTGCGGCGAATCATGTCATGA
- a CDS encoding purine-nucleoside phosphorylase → MLHLAAQIAEATGFIRTQWDRTARVGIIFGTGLGNVAREIENHITIPYEAIPHFPASTATSHVGQLVCGTLAGVSVVAMEGRFHAYEGYSFQQLTFPVRVMKALGADTLIVSNACGGMNPFYRRGDIMVIDDHINLLGGNPLIGINDDNLGPRFPDMSCPYDPQLVECAMEIARRENFVAHRGVYVAVTGPNLETRAEYRFLRTIGADVVGMSTVPEVIVAVHASMRVLGLSVITDMCFPDALEPANIDLILSAAAESEPKLRAILLGVLKRIAAER, encoded by the coding sequence ATGCTACACCTCGCAGCTCAGATCGCTGAAGCTACCGGCTTTATCCGCACCCAGTGGGACCGCACGGCCCGGGTTGGCATCATATTTGGTACAGGATTGGGCAATGTCGCGCGCGAAATCGAGAACCATATCACGATTCCCTACGAGGCCATCCCGCACTTTCCCGCGTCCACCGCCACCAGCCACGTTGGGCAGCTCGTTTGCGGGACGCTAGCAGGTGTGAGCGTGGTCGCCATGGAAGGACGTTTTCACGCCTACGAGGGGTACAGCTTTCAGCAGCTCACCTTTCCCGTGCGGGTGATGAAGGCGCTGGGGGCCGACACGCTGATCGTCTCGAATGCCTGCGGCGGCATGAACCCCTTCTATCGTCGCGGCGACATCATGGTGATCGACGATCACATCAACCTGCTAGGCGGCAACCCGCTGATCGGCATCAATGACGATAACCTGGGGCCGCGCTTTCCGGACATGTCGTGCCCTTACGATCCGCAGCTGGTCGAATGTGCGATGGAGATCGCCCGGCGCGAGAACTTCGTGGCTCATCGCGGCGTCTATGTCGCGGTGACCGGTCCGAACCTGGAGACGCGGGCCGAGTACCGTTTTCTGCGCACCATCGGGGCCGACGTGGTCGGCATGTCGACCGTGCCCGAGGTGATCGTGGCCGTGCATGCCAGCATGCGCGTGTTGGGCTTGTCGGTGATCACGGACATGTGCTTTCCCGACGCGCTGGAGCCCGCCAACATCGACCTGATTCTATCGGCGGCGGCCGAGAGCGAACCGAAGCTGCGCGCGATCCTGCTGGGCGTGCTGAAGCGGATCGCAGCCGAGCGATAG
- a CDS encoding GNAT family N-acetyltransferase — MAVVLHYSKRLSERPTPGFVPDIDLRSYQGPSDIPIWLELRHRAFARATPGILQWDRSDFANEFLEKPWWSPERIWFAITPDAASGAPLAVGTVAMADRGSGAAAVPAVHWLAVLPTWRRRGVARMLVAALEERCWRLDMREIFLETHEGWTAARRLYEELGYRQLP, encoded by the coding sequence CCCACGCCGGGCTTTGTGCCCGATATTGACTTGCGTAGCTACCAGGGCCCCAGCGACATCCCCATTTGGCTTGAGCTGCGGCACCGGGCCTTCGCACGGGCCACGCCTGGAATCCTTCAATGGGACCGGTCGGACTTCGCCAATGAGTTCCTGGAGAAGCCGTGGTGGTCGCCGGAACGCATCTGGTTCGCCATCACCCCCGATGCCGCCAGCGGCGCCCCACTGGCAGTTGGCACGGTAGCAATGGCCGATCGGGGATCCGGAGCCGCCGCAGTGCCGGCCGTGCACTGGCTGGCCGTCCTCCCGACCTGGCGCCGCCGGGGGGTGGCCAGGATGCTGGTCGCCGCCCTGGAAGAGCGCTGCTGGCGATTGGACATGCGCGAGATCTTTCTAGAAACGCACGAAGGCTGGACGGCCGCACGGCGGCTGTACGAAGAACTGGGCTACCGGCAACTACCCTGA
- a CDS encoding SPFH domain-containing protein: protein MTEILDMHSSGSFKLDPRYMRRQIMFWCGAALVLLVAVILTWHEFFVYVPPGKHLVIISNGGQPLPPGQVLAEAGEKGIQREVLGEGWHFVMPIVYSREIEKNTVIPPGKVGIVTAQGGKPLPAGRLLAEAGEQGIQRNILPPGAYRINRHGFQVDEVDATNLEPGYIGVLRRLLGQDGSGRFADKPNEKGILRTILQPGLYYLNTKEFEVVPSEVGIFQSTFFYDKDPRQSTAITFISKGGFEISMDCTVEWEIRPEDMPVLVAEYGSRHAVERNVIDVQAHAIGRDKGIDYGVQDFLEGAKREAFQTDFTNELTRVAKEKSVTVHSAFIRNIVIPEAYLKPIRDKQIAAETKVTNQAKEATAQSVADVEREQQMIPQREAEVAAETQRLVAGIDRDVENVQTRTENEVEKLDAEYQAQIAALDAQRIQAIGEADAQVSKLKETAKASLYQMKMNVFQNNGEAFLKYSMADQLNPQMIVRLFHSGPGTFWTNMEGKGLNFMLPAGGSTPTAQSVPAKEGKSDPSAR from the coding sequence ATGACCGAAATACTCGACATGCATAGTTCCGGCTCGTTCAAACTCGATCCTCGCTACATGCGCCGCCAGATCATGTTCTGGTGCGGGGCGGCTCTGGTGCTGCTGGTGGCGGTGATCCTCACCTGGCACGAATTCTTCGTCTATGTGCCACCTGGCAAGCACCTGGTCATCATCTCGAACGGCGGCCAGCCGCTTCCCCCGGGACAGGTTTTGGCCGAGGCGGGCGAAAAGGGAATCCAACGCGAAGTGCTGGGCGAAGGCTGGCACTTTGTCATGCCGATCGTTTATTCGCGCGAAATTGAAAAGAACACCGTCATACCGCCCGGCAAGGTCGGCATCGTCACGGCGCAGGGCGGAAAGCCGCTGCCGGCCGGTCGTTTGTTGGCCGAAGCGGGCGAACAGGGCATCCAGCGCAATATATTGCCGCCGGGCGCCTACCGCATCAATCGTCACGGCTTCCAAGTGGACGAAGTCGACGCCACGAATCTCGAGCCCGGCTATATCGGCGTGCTCCGCCGACTGCTCGGACAGGACGGCAGCGGACGGTTTGCCGACAAGCCGAACGAAAAGGGCATTTTGCGGACAATTCTGCAGCCGGGACTGTATTACCTGAACACCAAGGAATTCGAGGTCGTGCCCAGCGAAGTGGGCATCTTTCAATCGACGTTTTTCTACGACAAGGACCCACGGCAAAGCACTGCCATTACATTTATCTCCAAGGGGGGCTTCGAGATCAGCATGGACTGCACGGTCGAATGGGAGATTCGCCCCGAAGACATGCCGGTGCTAGTGGCCGAATACGGCTCGCGGCATGCCGTTGAACGGAACGTGATCGACGTGCAGGCGCACGCCATCGGACGCGACAAGGGCATCGACTACGGCGTACAAGATTTCCTCGAAGGCGCAAAGCGCGAGGCGTTCCAGACCGACTTCACAAACGAGCTGACGCGCGTGGCCAAGGAAAAGAGCGTCACCGTACATTCGGCGTTCATTCGCAACATCGTCATCCCCGAGGCGTACCTGAAACCGATCCGCGACAAACAGATCGCGGCCGAGACCAAGGTCACCAACCAGGCCAAGGAGGCCACCGCCCAGAGCGTGGCCGACGTCGAGCGCGAACAGCAGATGATCCCGCAGCGCGAAGCCGAAGTCGCGGCCGAGACGCAGCGCCTGGTGGCGGGCATCGATCGCGACGTGGAAAATGTCCAAACGCGCACCGAGAACGAGGTGGAAAAACTCGATGCCGAATACCAGGCTCAGATCGCCGCGCTCGACGCGCAGCGCATCCAGGCCATCGGCGAAGCCGACGCCCAGGTCAGCAAGCTCAAGGAGACCGCCAAGGCCTCGCTGTACCAGATGAAGATGAATGTCTTCCAGAACAATGGCGAGGCGTTTCTCAAGTATTCGATGGCGGATCAGCTGAATCCACAAATGATCGTGCGGCTATTTCACAGCGGGCCAGGCACGTTCTGGACCAACATGGAAGGCAAGGGGCTGAACTTCATGCTGCCCGCCGGCGGGTCGACTCCGACGGCGCAATCGGTCCCAGCCAAGGAAGGGAAATCCGATCCGTCGGCCCGGTAA
- the purN gene encoding phosphoribosylglycinamide formyltransferase encodes MSGRPLRLAVLISGGGTTLRNLMDRIAAGTLPAQIALVISSNPAAGGLQFAAAAGIPTRVCERRAFASDQAYGEALFAACREVQPELVVMAGFLKFVPVPDDFANRVVNIHPALIPAFCGLGYYGLRVHRAALDYGAKISGCTVHFVDNQYDHGPIILQRVVPVEEGDTPEALAARVFAAECEALPEAISLIAAGQVLVEGRRVRIR; translated from the coding sequence ATGAGCGGCCGCCCACTCAGACTTGCCGTGCTCATCTCGGGCGGAGGAACCACGCTGCGCAACCTGATGGATCGCATCGCAGCCGGCACGCTGCCGGCGCAGATTGCGCTGGTGATTTCGAGCAATCCTGCGGCCGGCGGGCTGCAGTTCGCGGCCGCGGCTGGCATACCGACGCGCGTCTGCGAGCGACGCGCGTTTGCCAGTGACCAAGCGTATGGCGAGGCACTGTTTGCCGCTTGTCGCGAAGTGCAGCCTGAACTGGTCGTCATGGCTGGCTTCTTGAAATTCGTCCCCGTACCCGACGATTTTGCCAATCGCGTGGTGAATATCCATCCGGCTCTGATCCCGGCTTTCTGCGGGCTGGGTTACTACGGGCTGCGCGTGCATCGGGCGGCGCTCGACTACGGCGCCAAGATCTCCGGCTGCACCGTTCATTTCGTGGACAACCAGTACGACCACGGGCCGATCATCTTGCAGCGCGTGGTGCCGGTTGAAGAAGGCGACACGCCCGAGGCGCTCGCCGCACGTGTCTTCGCGGCCGAATGCGAAGCCTTGCCCGAGGCCATCAGCCTGATCGCCGCCGGACAAGTGCTGGTCGAGGGGCGCCGCGTGCGCATACGCTAA